From a region of the Marinomonas mediterranea MMB-1 genome:
- the tssC gene encoding type VI secretion system contractile sheath large subunit, translating to MSVQESVSTSAASVEFAEDSVYQRLCGLIQMEPVDAPVDINKFQNPKHMAEVETNERITAALKVFFELALESGTQIERIDKTLLDQYIATIDDVISAQLDEVLHHKDFQKVESSWRGLKFLVDRTDFKANMKIELLDCTKEALREDFEESPDTTQSGLFDQIYTQEYDTPGGEPVTSMIANFEFDRTGADVELLTEVSKVASAAHCPFISAIGPEFFDKESIEDIPKIQDIGTYMDRAEYIRWKGFRETEDSRYVGLVFPRFLLRLPYGEENPIRSFNYREGVTGEQHNRYLWGNSAFAFAANMTRSFKKNGWTVNIRGPESGGKLDKLPIHFYQSGRGTESKIPTEVLISETKELELADHGFIPLSYYKNSDYACFFSANSTQRPLECDEDADTANARINSRLPYIFLVSRIAQYLKILQRENIGSLKSRQDLENELNAWLQSLVTKMNNPEPELAATHPLKDGRVFVSESEDNPGYYFVNMHVQPHFQVEGVDVKLSLVSQMPEV from the coding sequence ATGTCTGTACAAGAAAGTGTATCTACAAGCGCTGCGAGTGTTGAGTTTGCAGAAGATTCTGTCTATCAACGATTGTGCGGCTTGATTCAAATGGAACCTGTTGACGCGCCAGTTGATATCAACAAATTTCAAAACCCGAAACATATGGCTGAAGTGGAGACAAACGAGCGAATCACTGCGGCGTTGAAGGTGTTTTTTGAACTTGCGCTAGAGTCTGGCACACAGATAGAGAGAATTGATAAAACACTTCTTGATCAATATATCGCAACGATTGATGACGTTATTAGTGCACAACTTGATGAAGTCTTGCATCACAAAGACTTCCAGAAAGTGGAATCGTCATGGCGTGGTCTTAAGTTTTTAGTCGACCGTACTGACTTTAAAGCCAATATGAAAATTGAGCTACTGGACTGTACGAAAGAGGCGCTACGAGAAGATTTTGAAGAGTCTCCAGACACGACTCAGTCAGGATTGTTTGATCAGATTTACACACAGGAATACGACACACCGGGTGGCGAACCTGTGACATCTATGATTGCCAACTTCGAATTCGACCGTACTGGTGCGGATGTGGAGTTGCTAACAGAAGTATCGAAAGTGGCGAGTGCCGCCCACTGTCCGTTTATCAGCGCAATTGGCCCAGAATTCTTTGACAAAGAAAGCATAGAAGATATTCCAAAAATTCAAGATATCGGCACGTACATGGATCGCGCTGAGTACATTCGTTGGAAAGGTTTCCGAGAAACGGAAGATTCTCGTTACGTTGGTCTTGTTTTCCCTCGTTTTCTTTTACGCTTACCTTATGGTGAAGAGAACCCTATTCGCTCATTTAACTACCGTGAGGGCGTGACGGGTGAACAACACAATCGTTATTTGTGGGGTAACTCTGCTTTTGCTTTCGCCGCGAATATGACGCGCAGCTTTAAGAAAAATGGTTGGACAGTCAATATACGTGGTCCAGAGTCAGGCGGTAAACTGGATAAACTACCAATCCACTTCTATCAATCGGGGCGTGGAACAGAATCTAAAATTCCAACGGAAGTTCTGATTTCAGAGACGAAAGAGCTGGAACTAGCAGACCATGGTTTTATTCCACTGAGTTACTACAAAAACAGTGACTATGCTTGTTTCTTCTCTGCGAACTCCACTCAACGCCCATTAGAGTGCGATGAGGATGCAGACACAGCGAACGCAAGAATCAACTCAAGATTACCTTATATTTTCTTGGTGTCTCGTATCGCTCAATACCTGAAAATTTTGCAACGTGAAAACATTGGTTCATTAAAGTCGCGTCAAGATTTAGAGAACGAATTGAATGCGTGGTTGCAGAGTCTTGTGACTAAAATGAACAACCCTGAACCAGAACTAGCGGCGACACACCCTCTAAAAGATGGACGTGTGTTTGTTAGCGAGTCCGAAGACAACCCAGGCTATTACTTTGTGAACATGCACGTGCAACCGCACTTTCAAGTTGAAGGTGTTGATGTGAAGCTTTCGCTTGTGTCTCAAATGCCAGAAGTTTAA
- the tssF gene encoding type VI secretion system baseplate subunit TssF — protein sequence MKEYFEAELRLLKEESQEFAKAYPEQAAMLNLNAVRDRDPYVERLLEGMAFLTSKIRERLDDSVPELSQSLLDQLAPSLCRPFPSHLVLEFSPSALSGGLTNIPKGTVVSSPYKGPDSIKCHFQTTSNIELLPLHVHDISATDVLGRGTKVTIELEKSADIAWADLQNQSLPIFLNCDRSLAYVLYEALTNSTATYATNLDGTLGKAKIDPCRIKVEANTLPAFEQGHDAYNILFDYFNARDRFMFVELCDIDYSLLSENAQRLSITIETALFLPPTHKVDSKTLRINSVVGINTFPAESEPIKASSKYPDFLVKVDSEYGNQASSYWISEVASRDLKNGDVTEYKSLHKLDYRSESDPTFMAQLKRSPTGKWQHYLSLNGSKDIDEQTLSVGLIATNNNYPRKYLDFGDVCELPSEIEQTISVRNISRPSKVSLPPSNQDFGWQLVSMLSQNLTVLDSANKLRALLGLFDWSGLEENKNRILSIDSVTQSRQQKIKKGVLFNIIQFDLTVSETGFSSTADIYFFGSILYAFLGAYADISERIEMKIMTLPSNKEWFWEANLCTES from the coding sequence GTGAAGGAATATTTTGAGGCGGAACTGCGCCTGTTAAAAGAAGAGTCGCAAGAGTTCGCAAAAGCGTATCCAGAACAAGCGGCTATGTTGAACCTCAATGCGGTTCGAGATCGCGACCCGTATGTGGAACGACTGCTTGAAGGGATGGCGTTTTTAACGTCAAAAATACGCGAACGATTAGATGATTCGGTTCCTGAACTTAGTCAAAGCTTACTAGACCAGTTGGCGCCATCGTTATGTCGGCCCTTTCCATCGCATCTCGTCTTAGAGTTTTCTCCGTCTGCGCTTTCGGGCGGCCTAACGAACATCCCAAAAGGAACGGTTGTCTCTTCTCCTTACAAAGGGCCAGACTCGATCAAGTGTCATTTTCAAACCACATCCAACATTGAATTGTTGCCTCTACACGTTCACGACATTTCTGCGACGGACGTGCTTGGTCGAGGGACGAAAGTGACCATAGAGTTAGAAAAAAGTGCGGACATCGCCTGGGCCGATTTACAGAATCAGAGCCTTCCTATTTTCTTAAATTGCGATCGCTCTCTTGCCTATGTGCTTTATGAAGCATTAACAAACTCGACTGCCACCTACGCCACCAATCTAGATGGTACGTTAGGTAAAGCAAAAATTGATCCTTGCAGAATAAAGGTAGAGGCGAATACATTGCCCGCCTTCGAGCAGGGGCATGATGCCTACAACATTCTTTTTGACTACTTCAATGCTCGTGATCGTTTTATGTTTGTTGAGCTTTGCGATATTGATTATTCCTTGCTCTCTGAAAACGCTCAAAGGCTGTCCATTACGATAGAGACGGCATTATTTTTACCACCTACTCATAAAGTGGATAGTAAAACTCTTCGTATCAACAGTGTTGTCGGAATTAATACTTTTCCAGCTGAGTCAGAACCGATTAAGGCCAGTTCAAAATATCCAGATTTTTTAGTGAAAGTGGATAGTGAGTACGGTAATCAAGCAAGTTCTTACTGGATATCGGAGGTTGCCAGTCGGGACTTAAAAAACGGTGATGTGACAGAGTATAAGTCGCTTCATAAGCTTGATTATCGCTCTGAGTCTGATCCCACGTTTATGGCACAACTGAAGAGAAGTCCAACTGGAAAGTGGCAGCATTATCTCTCGTTGAATGGCTCAAAAGACATAGATGAGCAGACGTTGAGTGTTGGCCTGATTGCAACGAATAATAACTATCCAAGAAAATACTTGGACTTTGGCGATGTGTGCGAGTTGCCATCGGAGATAGAGCAAACAATATCGGTTCGTAATATTTCAAGACCAAGTAAGGTTTCATTACCGCCCTCAAATCAAGACTTTGGTTGGCAGTTGGTTTCTATGCTCTCTCAAAATCTGACGGTGTTGGACAGTGCGAATAAACTTCGCGCTCTGCTGGGTTTGTTCGATTGGAGTGGGCTTGAAGAAAATAAGAATAGAATTCTATCGATCGATAGTGTGACACAAAGCCGCCAACAGAAGATAAAGAAAGGTGTTTTATTTAATATTATTCAATTTGATTTGACGGTCAGTGAGACGGGCTTTAGTTCAACGGCAGATATTTACTTTTTCGGCTCTATTCTCTATGCCTTTTTGGGCGCGTATGCGGACATATCAGAGCGTATTGAGATGAAAATCATGACTCTACCATCAAATAAAGAGTGGTTCTGGGAAGCAAATTTATGCACAGAGAGTTAG
- a CDS encoding Hcp family type VI secretion system effector, which produces MAIPAYMWLTDDQGNDVQGSVTVAGREGSIEILAFDHELRIPTDRDTGELTGTRKHEPLIITKAYDAATPYLYKACSNGQTLNSLVLSWYKIDETGTEVEYFRHTLEGVKVTSVSPTMANVKDLDKERYPHLEEIAIRYQKITWTFLDGNIEFSDSWIEGR; this is translated from the coding sequence ATGGCAATTCCTGCTTACATGTGGCTAACCGATGATCAAGGTAACGACGTACAGGGTTCTGTAACGGTTGCTGGTCGTGAAGGATCTATCGAAATTCTGGCATTTGACCACGAGCTTCGTATTCCTACGGACCGAGATACAGGGGAACTAACAGGCACTCGTAAACACGAACCTTTGATTATCACAAAGGCGTACGACGCAGCGACTCCATACCTTTATAAGGCATGTAGTAACGGTCAAACGCTAAATAGCCTCGTGCTTAGCTGGTACAAAATCGATGAAACAGGTACAGAAGTCGAGTACTTCCGCCACACTCTTGAGGGTGTAAAAGTGACATCGGTTAGCCCAACTATGGCGAACGTTAAAGATCTAGATAAAGAGCGTTACCCTCACCTAGAGGAAATCGCAATTCGTTATCAGAAGATTACTTGGACGTTCCTAGACGGTAACATCGAGTTCTCTGATTCATGGATTGAAGGTCGATAA
- the tssE gene encoding type VI secretion system baseplate subunit TssE — translation MLSLYEVLSQQHMGGAQLSDFPTYEDYLMSIHDHLVRLLNARQGGLSHLPDYGMPDLNKLYQALPYSEDDIAIAVKKIVEKYEPRLTGVHVIPLPRDLNSGVVSIRITGKTHNGNAISFKTNFKSSGTAEVAGPSSASNQYGY, via the coding sequence ATGTTGTCATTGTATGAAGTATTGAGCCAGCAACATATGGGTGGGGCGCAGTTAAGTGATTTTCCTACTTACGAAGATTATTTAATGAGCATTCACGATCATCTTGTTAGGCTCTTGAACGCTAGGCAGGGAGGTTTGTCCCACTTACCCGATTACGGGATGCCTGACTTAAATAAGCTTTATCAGGCGTTACCTTACTCAGAAGATGACATTGCGATTGCGGTTAAGAAAATCGTTGAAAAGTACGAACCTAGGCTGACGGGCGTCCATGTTATTCCTCTTCCAAGAGATCTAAATTCCGGTGTGGTGTCGATTCGAATAACTGGAAAAACACATAACGGTAATGCGATTTCTTTTAAAACGAACTTTAAAAGTAGCGGAACCGCAGAGGTCGCTGGACCATCGAGTGCCTCAAATCAATATGGATATTAA
- a CDS encoding type VI secretion system baseplate subunit TssG: MHRELDTHSLKASACEYHYHQLLNVLLKMKDQTQVRDKPSWLTLKPSDWLSFPASDVHKLTQGHNDNWQLEATFFGLYGVDAPTPHYFLQDVTQNSEAGKCIAAFLDIFNQNAYWLLHKSWQKFQPLANAGNDNLFIKMCLAISGRLPLPRSEYNKGSDGDAPSTVGQKGFSVGALSNRKKSLCVVENMLRHALSLPNLMVSSNLVKTVDTHQALPLGELLSLGDNTLLGSKVSVVGQAIKINLGVISLEHLEDFKPGGEKARYLASLLEDYLPTLVSYRIGASVVVEGMPPMELSTKGQALKLGAPLVLGEAGQNIEYEFSDQSYQNF, from the coding sequence ATGCACAGAGAGTTAGATACTCATTCCCTTAAAGCGTCCGCCTGTGAGTACCACTATCATCAGTTGCTAAACGTACTGCTAAAGATGAAGGATCAAACGCAAGTCAGGGACAAACCTTCTTGGCTTACGTTGAAACCATCTGACTGGTTATCCTTTCCTGCCTCTGATGTTCATAAGTTAACTCAAGGTCATAATGACAATTGGCAGTTAGAGGCGACTTTTTTTGGTCTTTATGGGGTGGATGCTCCGACACCCCATTACTTTCTTCAAGATGTGACGCAGAACTCAGAAGCCGGAAAGTGTATTGCGGCTTTCTTAGATATTTTTAATCAAAATGCCTATTGGTTGTTGCACAAGAGCTGGCAAAAATTCCAGCCTCTCGCGAATGCAGGAAACGATAACCTCTTTATTAAAATGTGCTTGGCAATATCCGGTCGATTGCCTCTTCCACGCAGTGAATATAACAAAGGCAGTGATGGCGATGCGCCTTCAACAGTAGGGCAAAAAGGTTTTTCGGTTGGGGCGCTTTCTAACCGGAAAAAAAGCCTATGTGTTGTCGAGAATATGCTTAGGCACGCTTTGTCTCTACCTAATTTAATGGTTTCTTCTAATTTAGTGAAAACCGTCGATACGCATCAAGCGTTGCCTTTAGGGGAGTTGTTATCGTTAGGTGACAATACCTTACTTGGAAGCAAAGTCTCGGTCGTTGGGCAGGCTATAAAGATCAACCTAGGTGTGATTAGTTTAGAACACTTGGAAGACTTTAAGCCTGGGGGAGAGAAGGCGCGCTATTTGGCGTCTTTATTGGAAGATTACTTGCCGACTCTCGTTTCATACCGGATAGGGGCGAGTGTGGTGGTTGAAGGAATGCCGCCAATGGAACTAAGCACCAAAGGGCAAGCGCTTAAACTAGGCGCGCCATTGGTGTTAGGGGAAGCGGGGCAAAATATAGAGTATGAGTTCAGCGATCAAAGTTACCAGAATTTTTAA
- the tssH gene encoding type VI secretion system ATPase TssH encodes MDSQTLKVLIDKLSPLCGRALEAAAGFANSRGHREIVPEHLLLKLLEESEVKGEASHLSCVLSYFSVDQNTLWQQLVDNVNQQRVLHDSKAVLSSELYELLERACLNFTLRMPSKASWVRQSDTVGIDSLSILESFIQISSNWPHYRSYDALRSINLDILKANVSEITVRSNEYEVDHFDQSISNSNDVGNVSLTEHGQGVGSGSAHSPRAIDRFTTDLTIKAKNGELDPISGRHKEIRKAIDILCRRRKNNPILVGEPGVGKTAVVEGLAQRIVDGDVPEFLKGKHIHVLDLGLLQAGASVKGEFEKRLKQVIDEVGSSDEIMLFIDEAHTLVGAGGEAGLADAANLLKPALARGELRTVAATTWSEYKQYFERDPALARRFQMVKVEEPTLDAAKHMLTQIKEKYEQHHDVSITDEAIEAAVELSDRYVSGRFLPDKAIDLIDTAAARVKMGQAVLPQTLEGLQAKALYIEDRIAGLEKELDQGLESNMDLHHELKDEQQQVLLEISDLKESWDKQNHLVEEIQRSVENAENDEESKHRAYSLRKLLQEEQESSSAGLCIQAEVNATSIADVIADWTGIPVGSMVRDDLQNLLTFDAALGEDIIGQDGAIRAIGQSLRANKAKLRFTEGPQGVFLLAGPSGVGKTETAKKIAKHLFGSERSLITINMSEYQEAHTVSQLKGSPPGYVGYGQGGLLTEAVRQKPYSVVLLDEVEKAHVDVMNVFYQVFDQGIMRDGEGREIDFKNTIILMTSNLGSELIMEAMSDRNENSESDDVDLSFSENETLKSDDSVANSAITDVSGGGNERDSSDDDKGENDDGKIEYTPPSTLELEALIQPTVAQHFAPALAARMQIVPFVSLNEESLKAIVTHKLDKLAERLMSEYKMELRCDESALDMLLSLCQESHAGARLINQRIESLLSSRIANEILHYLVESDLPDILQMTASENGTIDVVFLDKQAGGQQNALLDDSIEA; translated from the coding sequence ATGGACAGTCAAACACTGAAAGTCTTGATCGACAAGTTAAGCCCATTATGTGGTCGAGCGCTGGAAGCCGCCGCCGGTTTTGCAAACTCTAGAGGACACAGAGAAATCGTTCCGGAACACCTGTTGCTAAAGCTACTAGAAGAAAGCGAAGTAAAGGGCGAAGCCAGTCATCTATCGTGTGTATTGAGCTACTTTTCAGTCGATCAAAATACGTTATGGCAGCAGCTTGTTGATAATGTGAATCAGCAAAGAGTGCTTCATGACAGTAAAGCCGTTTTGTCTTCCGAGCTATATGAACTACTCGAACGCGCTTGTTTGAATTTTACACTGCGCATGCCATCAAAAGCTTCTTGGGTTCGCCAAAGCGATACCGTCGGTATTGATTCATTGAGCATTCTTGAAAGCTTTATTCAAATCTCCTCTAACTGGCCTCACTATAGAAGTTACGATGCGCTGAGAAGCATTAACCTAGATATTCTGAAAGCAAATGTCAGTGAGATCACTGTACGCTCAAACGAATACGAGGTGGACCATTTCGATCAAAGTATCTCTAACAGTAACGATGTGGGGAATGTGAGTTTAACCGAACATGGTCAGGGCGTAGGTTCGGGTTCTGCTCACTCTCCAAGAGCCATCGATCGATTTACAACAGACCTGACGATCAAGGCTAAAAACGGTGAATTAGATCCCATCAGCGGCCGCCATAAAGAGATTCGAAAAGCCATTGATATCCTCTGTCGTAGGCGAAAAAATAACCCTATTTTGGTTGGTGAGCCGGGTGTCGGTAAAACGGCGGTCGTTGAAGGGCTAGCGCAACGCATTGTCGACGGAGATGTGCCTGAGTTCTTAAAAGGTAAGCATATCCACGTACTTGATTTAGGTTTGTTGCAAGCGGGTGCAAGCGTTAAAGGAGAGTTCGAAAAGCGTCTAAAGCAAGTGATTGACGAAGTGGGAAGCTCCGATGAGATCATGTTATTCATCGATGAAGCTCATACTTTGGTGGGAGCCGGCGGTGAAGCTGGGCTTGCCGATGCCGCAAATCTATTAAAGCCAGCCTTAGCTCGCGGTGAGTTGAGAACCGTTGCGGCGACGACGTGGTCTGAATATAAGCAGTACTTTGAACGAGATCCCGCTCTGGCGCGCCGCTTCCAGATGGTTAAAGTGGAAGAACCCACATTGGATGCTGCCAAGCACATGCTGACGCAAATTAAAGAGAAGTACGAGCAGCATCATGATGTCAGCATTACAGACGAAGCAATTGAGGCGGCAGTCGAACTGTCAGATCGTTATGTGAGTGGACGTTTTCTTCCAGATAAAGCGATCGATTTAATTGATACTGCCGCTGCCCGTGTGAAAATGGGTCAGGCCGTTTTGCCTCAAACCCTAGAAGGACTTCAAGCAAAAGCGCTTTATATTGAAGACCGAATAGCAGGGCTAGAGAAGGAGCTCGACCAAGGGCTCGAAAGCAATATGGATTTACACCACGAGTTAAAAGATGAACAACAGCAAGTCCTGTTGGAAATATCCGATCTAAAAGAAAGTTGGGATAAGCAAAACCACCTTGTCGAAGAAATTCAACGCTCAGTTGAAAATGCGGAAAACGACGAGGAAAGTAAGCATCGTGCATACTCTTTGAGAAAGCTGTTACAGGAAGAACAAGAGTCGTCATCGGCAGGCTTATGTATACAGGCGGAAGTCAATGCGACGTCCATTGCGGATGTAATTGCCGACTGGACTGGAATCCCTGTCGGTAGCATGGTGCGAGATGACCTTCAAAATCTACTGACCTTTGACGCGGCTTTGGGTGAAGACATTATTGGGCAAGACGGTGCGATCAGAGCGATTGGTCAGAGCCTTAGAGCGAATAAAGCGAAGCTTCGATTTACGGAAGGGCCGCAAGGTGTCTTTTTATTGGCTGGCCCCAGTGGTGTTGGTAAAACGGAAACCGCCAAAAAAATTGCAAAACACTTGTTTGGTAGTGAACGCTCACTTATCACGATTAATATGAGTGAGTACCAAGAAGCTCATACTGTTTCTCAATTAAAAGGCTCGCCTCCAGGCTATGTCGGTTATGGACAAGGTGGTTTGTTAACGGAAGCGGTGCGTCAAAAGCCATATTCTGTCGTTTTACTCGACGAGGTAGAAAAAGCACACGTTGATGTTATGAACGTCTTCTACCAAGTGTTTGATCAGGGCATTATGCGTGATGGTGAAGGAAGGGAAATCGACTTTAAAAACACCATTATACTCATGACTTCTAACTTAGGCTCTGAGCTTATTATGGAGGCAATGTCAGACAGAAACGAGAATTCAGAGAGCGATGATGTGGATTTGAGTTTCTCTGAAAATGAGACGCTAAAATCCGACGATTCAGTTGCTAATTCAGCAATCACTGACGTGAGTGGCGGTGGCAACGAACGCGATAGCTCTGACGATGACAAAGGTGAGAATGATGACGGAAAAATAGAATACACACCACCTTCAACGTTGGAACTGGAAGCACTGATTCAACCTACTGTTGCTCAACACTTTGCTCCCGCATTAGCTGCTCGAATGCAGATCGTGCCCTTTGTTTCGCTTAATGAAGAGTCATTAAAAGCCATTGTGACGCACAAGCTCGATAAGCTTGCTGAACGCTTAATGTCAGAGTACAAAATGGAATTGCGTTGTGACGAGTCTGCGCTCGATATGTTGTTGTCTTTGTGTCAGGAAAGTCACGCAGGGGCGCGTTTAATCAACCAACGTATTGAATCCCTCTTATCCTCACGAATCGCCAATGAAATACTTCATTATCTAGTCGAATCCGATTTGCCAGACATTCTACAAATGACGGCATCAGAAAATGGCACGATCGATGTGGTGTTTCTCGATAAGCAAGCTGGTGGTCAACAAAACGCCTTGCTTGATGATTCAATAGAGGCATAA
- the tssB gene encoding type VI secretion system contractile sheath small subunit, translating to MSDSFQSEIPRARVNIALDLDSGSGKKKKELPMKLLVMGDFSNGQSEGELSERERVNINGNNLEKVIANMAPKMEFAVPNRIKEGAGDIAVSLTAKRFDSFHPEQVAAQIPELSDLLSMRNLLKDLKSNLLDNATLRKEVERILNTQPDMDALKTELKALVEERSLETAEETQ from the coding sequence ATGTCGGATAGTTTTCAAAGCGAAATACCTCGTGCTCGCGTTAATATCGCGCTTGATTTAGACAGCGGTAGTGGCAAAAAGAAAAAGGAATTGCCAATGAAATTACTCGTTATGGGTGATTTCAGTAACGGACAATCTGAAGGAGAATTGTCAGAGCGAGAGCGGGTTAACATCAATGGCAATAACCTAGAAAAGGTGATTGCGAATATGGCTCCCAAAATGGAATTTGCGGTACCAAACAGAATAAAAGAAGGGGCAGGCGATATTGCCGTAAGCCTTACCGCAAAACGCTTTGATTCTTTCCACCCTGAGCAAGTTGCTGCCCAGATCCCTGAGCTAAGTGATCTTTTGTCTATGCGAAACCTGCTAAAGGATCTCAAGTCAAACTTGTTAGACAACGCGACATTACGCAAAGAAGTCGAACGCATTTTAAACACTCAACCCGATATGGATGCATTGAAAACGGAATTAAAAGCGTTGGTTGAAGAGCGCTCTTTGGAAACTGCTGAGGAGACTCAATAA
- a CDS encoding TssA family type VI secretion system protein, with protein MSENITSEDSEVRSWAKQLCAPIEGHDSSSGQDPRYEDLFIELKAEVEKKQDVDYKKIADLAERVIAEIGKDVRAAGYYLLAASKLEGIFGVYKGMLLLLTLLESYGETLFPLKEKARRMALTWPLQKKVLSFAQNNGDAPSLVLIQNLQQVFETLCEQARKQTEDFGWPELSTWLSKTEKQLAEKESKSSGAPNTGKSAPASIEQSKTQNNAGQQSGNARQNSLHVEAISSDSQLAQVHRQLLKHYRGKQEYGAMVSLARAVKWGDLKLPTNENNKTRVPAPRDASLNKIRVAYDSENWIEAFLAAEDAFMEPGGLFSFDLQRWSAVSAQKAGLKSVFMNIESMSHSLLSRLPNLKKLSFENGVSFFSGSGAAWYEQVETKFKASSSNTEQVDYLAKARSIKEEKGLASSLSWLKQEQSSEIAQQISVQLAQACLCHEEGLLDAALALLEALDKQTEETNVSVVLPHLAMGVWRQKYLVLKDTIAKASDHEAMSRIEKERLRLQSRMCATDVALAVEWL; from the coding sequence GTGAGTGAAAATATCACTTCTGAAGACTCTGAGGTGAGATCTTGGGCTAAACAACTATGTGCGCCTATCGAAGGTCATGACTCATCGTCAGGGCAAGATCCACGTTACGAGGATCTTTTTATCGAATTAAAGGCAGAAGTAGAAAAGAAGCAAGATGTTGACTACAAAAAAATTGCAGATTTAGCGGAACGAGTTATCGCTGAAATCGGCAAAGATGTTAGAGCCGCTGGGTATTATTTACTCGCAGCGAGCAAGCTTGAGGGCATATTTGGCGTATATAAGGGCATGTTGTTACTTCTAACACTGCTTGAAAGCTATGGAGAGACGCTTTTCCCTTTGAAGGAGAAAGCCCGACGTATGGCCTTGACCTGGCCTCTCCAAAAGAAGGTGTTGTCATTCGCGCAAAATAATGGCGATGCACCGTCGCTGGTGTTAATACAAAATTTACAGCAAGTATTCGAAACACTCTGTGAGCAGGCAAGAAAACAGACCGAAGATTTCGGGTGGCCTGAACTATCAACTTGGTTGTCAAAAACGGAAAAGCAGCTTGCTGAGAAAGAAAGTAAGTCCAGCGGAGCGCCGAATACAGGAAAATCTGCTCCTGCTTCAATCGAGCAGAGTAAGACCCAGAATAACGCTGGTCAGCAGTCGGGAAATGCAAGACAGAATAGTTTACATGTAGAGGCCATCAGTTCTGATTCACAGCTTGCTCAAGTACATAGACAATTGCTTAAGCATTATCGTGGGAAGCAAGAGTACGGTGCGATGGTGAGTCTTGCTCGAGCGGTTAAATGGGGAGACCTTAAATTACCGACGAATGAGAATAATAAAACACGTGTGCCTGCGCCAAGGGATGCAAGCCTTAATAAAATTCGTGTGGCTTACGATAGCGAAAACTGGATAGAAGCATTTTTAGCGGCCGAAGATGCGTTTATGGAGCCGGGAGGCTTGTTCAGTTTCGACCTTCAGCGTTGGAGTGCTGTGAGTGCGCAAAAAGCGGGTTTGAAATCTGTGTTTATGAATATCGAGTCAATGTCACATTCATTGCTAAGTCGGTTACCAAATTTAAAAAAACTGAGCTTTGAAAATGGTGTGAGCTTTTTCTCTGGTTCGGGCGCGGCTTGGTACGAGCAAGTTGAAACTAAGTTTAAAGCCAGCTCAAGCAATACCGAGCAAGTAGATTATTTAGCGAAGGCGCGATCGATAAAGGAAGAAAAGGGATTGGCGTCGTCGCTTAGTTGGTTAAAGCAAGAGCAAAGTTCAGAGATTGCACAACAGATCTCAGTACAACTTGCGCAGGCATGTTTATGTCATGAGGAAGGTCTATTAGACGCGGCGCTTGCGTTACTAGAGGCTCTCGATAAGCAAACAGAAGAGACGAATGTCTCCGTTGTGTTACCCCATTTAGCGATGGGGGTATGGCGACAAAAGTATTTGGTTTTGAAAGATACGATTGCAAAGGCATCGGATCACGAGGCCATGTCGCGTATTGAAAAAGAGCGCTTGCGTTTACAGTCGCGTATGTGTGCGACGGACGTTGCTCTGGCAGTAGAGTGGTTATGA